One Halosegnis longus DNA window includes the following coding sequences:
- a CDS encoding 30S ribosomal protein S14 codes for MSETETEESVPTGQTEECQRCGRKQGLVGKYDIWLCRQCFREIARDMGFEKYS; via the coding sequence ATGAGCGAAACTGAAACAGAGGAGTCTGTCCCGACCGGACAGACCGAAGAGTGTCAGCGGTGTGGTCGCAAGCAGGGGCTTGTCGGCAAGTACGATATCTGGCTGTGCCGACAGTGCTTCCGCGAGATCGCACGCGACATGGGCTTCGAGAAGTACAGCTAA
- a CDS encoding 50S ribosomal protein L6 translates to MSTERITVPDDVTASIDHLDVTVEGPNGSVTRRLWYPNISVDIEDGDVVIASEESDAKTNATVGTFASHVQNMVQGVTDGWEYEMEVFYSHFPMQVSVQDGTVVIENFIGEREPRRVPIHGDTQVSVDGEELTVSGPSIEDVGQTAADIEQRTRVSGKDTRVFQDGVYITSEPERGNA, encoded by the coding sequence ATGTCTACTGAACGTATCACCGTGCCGGACGACGTGACCGCGAGCATCGACCACCTCGACGTGACAGTCGAGGGGCCGAACGGCTCCGTCACGCGCCGGCTCTGGTATCCGAACATCAGCGTCGACATCGAAGACGGCGACGTCGTCATCGCGTCCGAGGAGTCGGACGCCAAGACGAACGCCACCGTCGGCACGTTCGCGAGCCACGTCCAGAACATGGTTCAGGGCGTCACCGACGGGTGGGAGTACGAGATGGAAGTCTTCTACTCTCACTTCCCGATGCAGGTCTCCGTGCAGGACGGCACCGTCGTCATCGAGAACTTCATCGGCGAGCGGGAGCCGCGGCGTGTCCCCATCCACGGCGACACGCAGGTCTCCGTCGACGGTGAGGAGCTCACCGTCTCCGGCCCCAGCATCGAGGACGTCGGCCAGACGGCCGCGGACATCGAACAGCGAACACGCGTCTCTGGGAAAGACACCCGCGTCTTCCAAGACGGCGTGTACATCACCAGCGAACCGGAACGAGGTAACGCCTGA
- a CDS encoding 30S ribosomal protein S8, giving the protein MTANDPLAAALSGIDNAESVGHLDHTVEPASNEIGSVLEVLADRGYVDTFQFVDDGKAGRFEVELKGSINACGAVKPRYSVTADDYEKWEKRFLPARDYGTLVVTTSHGVMSHYEAREQGIGGQVIAYVY; this is encoded by the coding sequence ATGACAGCAAACGATCCACTGGCCGCCGCGCTTTCGGGTATCGACAACGCGGAAAGCGTCGGCCATCTCGACCACACAGTAGAGCCCGCCTCGAACGAAATCGGCTCCGTGCTCGAAGTGCTCGCAGACCGCGGGTACGTCGACACCTTCCAGTTCGTAGACGACGGGAAGGCCGGCCGCTTCGAGGTCGAACTGAAAGGCTCCATCAACGCCTGTGGCGCGGTGAAGCCGCGCTACTCCGTGACCGCGGACGACTACGAGAAGTGGGAAAAGCGGTTCCTCCCCGCCCGCGACTACGGGACGCTCGTCGTCACGACGAGCCACGGCGTGATGAGCCACTACGAGGCCCGCGAACAGGGCATCGGCGGACAGGTGATTGCATATGTCTACTGA